A stretch of the Oenococcus sp. UCMA 16435 genome encodes the following:
- the dnaN gene encoding DNA polymerase III subunit beta: MKFSVKRNELTNKLNIVSRAISGKVIIPILTGIKISVLDNEMTLIGSNSEISIKTVLTADDDKKNLIIEEPGEIIANANFFSNIIKHLSSEKVEISTEGSQIKIVGGSSDFTVSGQSADNYPQLPRLDDANTITISSSELTDIIGETIRAVSIQDSRPLLTGIHFTIGDNQIKAVSTDSHRLSQRITKIGTGNRADVVVPSKALIELRGLLENIDNLNLQFDRSQLLVDLGNTTFYSRLLEGQYPATDRLIPSDSTTNFTIDAAQLAPSLDRASLVAHQSGNIVAEFSVSQDKLILSTAQSEVGKVLEELSIDNFSGEDLKISFNPDFVRDALSSINENKLDFSFTTNLRPFVIRPNGSSNDNKVQLITPVRTF, from the coding sequence ATGAAATTTTCTGTTAAACGAAACGAACTAACAAATAAATTAAATATTGTAAGTCGAGCAATTTCCGGAAAGGTAATCATTCCGATTCTGACCGGCATCAAAATTTCTGTTTTAGATAATGAAATGACATTGATCGGTTCTAATTCAGAAATATCCATCAAGACGGTCCTGACTGCTGATGACGATAAAAAGAATTTGATAATCGAAGAACCGGGCGAAATTATTGCTAACGCCAATTTCTTCAGCAATATCATTAAGCATCTTTCCAGCGAAAAGGTAGAAATATCAACTGAAGGTTCTCAAATTAAAATTGTTGGCGGAAGTTCGGACTTTACAGTTTCGGGTCAATCAGCTGATAATTACCCGCAATTGCCAAGACTCGATGATGCAAATACGATTACTATTTCTTCTTCTGAATTAACCGATATCATTGGCGAAACGATTCGAGCAGTTTCGATTCAAGACTCAAGACCTTTGTTAACGGGAATTCATTTTACGATCGGTGATAATCAAATAAAGGCTGTTTCTACTGATTCACATCGCTTGTCTCAAAGAATTACTAAAATTGGAACCGGCAATCGAGCGGATGTTGTTGTTCCAAGCAAAGCCTTAATCGAATTACGTGGATTACTTGAAAATATCGATAATTTAAATTTACAGTTCGATCGTTCTCAATTGCTGGTTGATCTTGGGAATACAACTTTTTATTCACGCTTACTTGAAGGACAGTATCCAGCAACAGATCGATTAATTCCATCTGATTCAACTACTAATTTCACGATTGATGCTGCCCAGCTTGCGCCTTCTTTGGATAGAGCCAGTTTGGTTGCACATCAGTCGGGCAATATTGTTGCCGAATTTTCGGTTAGTCAGGATAAGTTGATATTATCGACAGCTCAAAGCGAAGTCGGTAAAGTTCTGGAAGAATTATCAATCGATAATTTTAGTGGTGAAGATTTAAAGATCAGTTTTAATCCTGATTTTGTTCGCGATGCTTTAAGTTCAATCAACGAGAATAAATTGGATTTTTCATTTACAACAAATTTGCGTCCTTTTGTCATTAGACCCAATGGATCATCTAATGATAATAAAGTCCAATTAATTACACCTGTGCGTACGTTCTAA
- the recF gene encoding DNA replication/repair protein RecF encodes MFLNNLKLKDFRNYKNLEVDFSNSINVLIGDNAQGKTNLLEAIYILSMARSHRDNNDRDLINWSSDFSDITGEVQSKMGKFPLEVRITKTGKKVFVNHLTENRLSDYIGNLHTVLFAPEDLDLVKGSPGVRRKFIDSEFGQMSANYLFNLLQYRNVLKNRNAYLKNIKWIGNNPKIDEDYLNVLNDQLINFGSEIIFQRFVLVKELEKYSHKIHKAISKNEELTIKYVSFSGIDDQSTKEEISKIFNNQLLKNRTRELFLKSTSVGPHHDDLKFSINEKEVGSFASQGQQRTTALSVRLAEIEMMKYETGEYPILLLDDVLSELDGDRQTQLLNFIQDKVQTFLTTTSLSDVERELIKDPKIYQVKGGTLVND; translated from the coding sequence TTGTTTCTAAATAATCTCAAGCTCAAAGATTTTCGTAACTACAAAAATTTAGAAGTCGATTTTTCTAATTCGATTAATGTCTTGATTGGAGATAACGCGCAGGGAAAAACAAATTTATTAGAAGCAATTTACATTTTGTCGATGGCACGTTCCCACCGTGATAACAATGACCGTGATTTAATCAATTGGTCATCTGATTTCTCAGACATTACCGGGGAAGTCCAAAGCAAAATGGGTAAATTTCCTTTAGAAGTTCGGATTACAAAAACCGGTAAGAAAGTTTTTGTTAATCATCTGACTGAAAACCGTTTATCAGATTATATTGGTAACCTACATACAGTTCTTTTCGCACCGGAAGATCTTGATTTAGTTAAAGGATCTCCGGGAGTACGCCGAAAATTTATTGACAGCGAATTCGGCCAAATGTCGGCAAATTATTTATTTAATCTTTTGCAGTACCGAAACGTTCTTAAAAATCGCAATGCTTATTTGAAAAATATTAAATGGATTGGCAATAACCCAAAAATAGATGAAGACTATCTAAATGTTTTGAATGATCAATTAATTAATTTTGGAAGTGAGATTATTTTCCAAAGGTTTGTTTTAGTTAAAGAACTTGAAAAATACTCTCATAAAATTCATAAGGCAATTTCTAAGAATGAAGAACTGACAATCAAATATGTAAGTTTTTCTGGAATTGACGATCAATCGACCAAAGAGGAAATTTCAAAAATTTTTAATAATCAGTTACTCAAAAATCGGACACGCGAATTATTTTTAAAATCCACCAGCGTTGGACCACATCATGATGACTTGAAATTTTCCATTAACGAAAAAGAGGTTGGTTCTTTTGCTTCTCAAGGACAGCAGAGGACAACCGCACTGTCAGTGAGGCTGGCAGAAATTGAGATGATGAAATACGAGACCGGTGAATATCCGATTTTGTTGTTAGATGATGTTCTCTCTGAGTTGGATGGCGATCGTCAGACCCAATTGCTGAACTTTATTCAAGATAAAGTACAAACGTTTTTAACAACTACGAGTCTTTCTGACGTGGAAAGAGAATTAATAAAAGACCCGAAAATTTATCAAGTGAAAGGCGGAACCCTCGTTAATGATTGA
- the gyrB gene encoding DNA topoisomerase (ATP-hydrolyzing) subunit B: MIDLKNNNQIAPNDNNSYGGSSIQILEGLEAVRKRPGMYIGSTASSGLHHLVWEIIDNGIDEALAGFAHHVTLTIEKDNSITITDDGRGVPVEIQPKTGRPAMEAVFTILHAGGKFDSKSYKVSGGLHGVGASVVNALSKEMDVRVYRNNKIYYMDFERGHIKTEMKLLDEPMRLQRGTIVHFAPDPDIFRETVVFDYRTLASRIRELAFLNKGLRLSITDKRVDPVKNESFMYEGGIAEYVKFLNKNKQPLFPEPVYVEGQENGIQVEVALQYTDAVAETLMSFTNNIHTHEGGTHETGFKMALTRIINDYAKKKGILKDSDDPLSGEDVREGITAIVSIKHPDPQFEGQTKTKLGNTDAQQAVNHQFSTIFNRFMMENPETARAIANKGLIASKARVAAKKARDLTRKKSGLEISALAGKLADNTSRDPEISELFIVEGDSAGGSAKQGRSRLTQAILPIRGKILNVEKATLDKVLANEEIRSLFTAMGTGFGEEFNISKAHYHKVIIMTDADVDGAHIRTLLLTLFFRYMRPLIDAGYIYIAQPPLYGVAIGNSDQRVYLDSDEELDQYAATLPASPKPRIQRYKGLGEMDAVQLWDTTMDPKHRRLLRVDPEYQPEVDTTFDMLMGDRVEPRREFIEDNAQFVEDLDV, encoded by the coding sequence ATGATTGACTTAAAAAATAATAATCAAATAGCCCCCAATGACAATAATTCTTATGGTGGATCTTCTATTCAGATTCTAGAGGGACTTGAAGCGGTCCGCAAACGACCAGGAATGTATATTGGTTCAACTGCAAGTTCAGGTTTACATCATTTGGTTTGGGAAATTATTGATAACGGAATCGATGAAGCACTAGCCGGATTTGCCCATCATGTTACTTTGACAATTGAAAAAGATAACTCGATTACTATTACCGATGACGGGCGTGGCGTTCCAGTCGAGATCCAGCCGAAAACCGGTCGTCCAGCCATGGAAGCAGTTTTTACGATTCTACATGCCGGTGGTAAGTTCGACTCGAAGAGTTATAAAGTTTCTGGAGGACTTCATGGTGTTGGGGCTTCGGTTGTTAATGCTCTGTCAAAAGAAATGGACGTCAGAGTATATCGAAACAACAAAATCTATTACATGGATTTCGAACGCGGTCATATCAAAACGGAAATGAAGTTGCTTGACGAACCAATGCGCCTTCAGCGAGGTACAATCGTTCACTTTGCTCCGGACCCGGATATTTTTCGTGAAACAGTCGTTTTCGATTACCGAACTCTCGCAAGTCGAATTCGCGAACTGGCCTTCTTAAATAAAGGACTGCGTCTTTCGATTACCGATAAAAGAGTCGATCCTGTAAAAAATGAATCATTTATGTATGAAGGCGGAATTGCCGAGTATGTCAAATTTTTAAACAAAAATAAACAACCACTTTTTCCCGAACCGGTTTATGTCGAAGGACAAGAAAATGGTATTCAAGTAGAAGTTGCTTTGCAGTATACCGATGCTGTTGCTGAAACCTTAATGAGTTTTACAAACAATATTCATACTCATGAAGGCGGCACGCACGAAACCGGTTTTAAAATGGCTTTAACGAGAATTATTAATGACTATGCCAAGAAAAAAGGTATTTTAAAAGATTCCGATGATCCGTTGAGTGGCGAGGATGTGCGTGAAGGAATTACGGCGATTGTTTCAATCAAACATCCTGATCCACAATTTGAAGGACAAACAAAAACCAAGTTAGGCAATACAGATGCCCAACAGGCCGTAAATCATCAATTCTCAACGATTTTTAATCGTTTTATGATGGAGAACCCAGAAACTGCCCGGGCGATCGCTAACAAAGGATTAATCGCTTCTAAAGCACGTGTTGCTGCCAAGAAAGCACGTGATTTGACCCGCAAAAAATCCGGTCTGGAAATTAGTGCTTTGGCTGGGAAATTGGCTGACAATACATCCAGAGATCCAGAAATTTCCGAACTATTTATCGTCGAGGGGGATTCGGCTGGAGGCTCTGCCAAACAAGGACGTTCTCGTTTGACACAAGCTATTTTACCGATTCGTGGAAAAATCCTGAACGTTGAAAAAGCTACTTTGGATAAAGTACTTGCCAATGAAGAAATTAGGTCTTTATTTACGGCGATGGGAACTGGTTTTGGTGAAGAATTCAATATTAGCAAGGCTCATTATCACAAAGTGATTATTATGACTGATGCTGATGTTGATGGTGCTCATATCAGGACTCTGCTTTTGACCCTATTCTTTAGATATATGCGTCCTTTAATTGATGCCGGCTACATTTATATTGCTCAACCGCCCTTGTATGGGGTCGCAATTGGAAATTCGGATCAACGTGTTTATCTTGATTCCGATGAGGAACTTGATCAATATGCCGCTACACTTCCCGCGAGTCCAAAACCACGTATTCAGCGGTATAAGGGACTTGGAGAAATGGATGCTGTTCAGCTTTGGGATACAACGATGGATCCGAAGCACCGTCGCCTTTTACGCGTTGACCCAGAATATCAACCGGAAGTTGATACAACTTTTGACATGCTGATGGGTGATCGGGTTGAGCCAAGGCGTGAATTTATCGAAGACAATGCTCAATTTGTTGAAGATTTGGATGTGTGA
- a CDS encoding multicopper oxidase domain-containing protein: MELINNYFFDEGAYDYHDGAYKHLVRPKTKMHKLIIPEVLKADKIEGNTTYYTIHAQEGETNILDGKATHTWGYNGSLLGPLIRYQSGRHYHLTLVNDLPEVTTWHWHGLNIPGPIEDGGPHAPVLPGKSREIEFDVNQPTMTAWLHPHPCPHTAEQVWKGLAAPVAVVNPLDDLPQLPDTWGVDDIPLVFQDRTFHGNQWDYQADYDMDGTLGDTALVNGTVNAEFTVTRPCLRLRVLNGANRRELRLNSDQNIVMTQIASDGGFLPHAVEMTKIMLTNAERAEILLDFSDYKKGDQVVLKADDVPILTLKVGEFTEDNRRQLPKTLKQIERDFTGSPAHHVVMEGMDDSVRINGKLYDMTRIDDRQEIGKNEIWDVSNTNDSMPGMGMIHPFHMHGTEFLVLSRNGKKPYPNELGFKDTVAVNPGEHVKLLVKFNVPGIFMYHCHILEHEDTGMMAQIEAVDPNNPRHWNLKDLCDKNMSDSNMKM; encoded by the coding sequence ATGGAATTAATCAATAATTATTTTTTTGACGAGGGTGCATATGATTATCACGATGGAGCTTACAAGCACTTAGTTCGTCCGAAAACAAAAATGCATAAACTTATCATTCCTGAGGTTTTGAAAGCCGACAAAATAGAAGGGAATACGACCTATTACACGATTCATGCCCAAGAAGGGGAAACGAATATTCTGGATGGCAAAGCCACTCATACGTGGGGTTACAATGGCTCACTGCTTGGACCCTTGATTCGTTATCAGTCTGGCAGACATTATCATTTGACCTTGGTTAATGATCTACCGGAAGTTACCACCTGGCATTGGCATGGACTTAATATTCCCGGACCGATTGAAGACGGTGGTCCGCATGCCCCGGTCTTGCCGGGAAAGTCCCGAGAAATAGAATTCGATGTTAACCAGCCGACAATGACAGCTTGGTTGCATCCACATCCCTGCCCACATACCGCCGAACAGGTTTGGAAGGGGCTGGCAGCTCCGGTTGCTGTTGTTAATCCCCTGGATGATTTGCCTCAGCTTCCGGATACTTGGGGAGTCGATGATATCCCGCTTGTTTTTCAGGACCGGACTTTTCATGGCAACCAGTGGGATTATCAGGCTGATTACGATATGGACGGGACACTGGGCGATACAGCATTGGTTAATGGGACGGTCAATGCCGAATTTACTGTTACCCGTCCATGCTTGCGTTTACGAGTTTTAAACGGCGCCAATCGTCGCGAATTGCGTTTAAATTCTGATCAGAATATTGTTATGACGCAGATTGCTTCTGATGGAGGTTTTTTGCCGCATGCTGTTGAAATGACGAAAATCATGTTAACGAATGCCGAAAGAGCAGAAATATTATTGGACTTTTCCGATTATAAAAAAGGTGATCAGGTTGTTTTAAAAGCTGATGATGTGCCGATCCTGACTTTAAAAGTAGGCGAATTTACTGAAGACAATCGCCGTCAGCTACCCAAGACCCTGAAGCAAATTGAACGTGATTTCACTGGTAGCCCTGCGCATCATGTAGTTATGGAAGGGATGGACGATTCGGTTAGAATTAATGGAAAACTTTATGATATGACCCGAATCGACGATCGCCAGGAAATAGGCAAAAACGAGATTTGGGATGTTTCCAATACGAATGATTCTATGCCGGGAATGGGGATGATTCATCCTTTTCATATGCATGGAACGGAATTCTTGGTCTTATCGAGAAATGGTAAAAAGCCTTATCCGAATGAACTGGGTTTCAAAGATACGGTTGCTGTTAATCCTGGCGAACATGTCAAGTTGCTAGTTAAATTCAATGTTCCGGGAATTTTTATGTATCATTGCCATATTCTCGAACATGAAGATACTGGGATGATGGCTCAGATTGAGGCTGTTGATCCAAATAATCCACGTCATTGGAATTTAAAGGATCTTTGTGATAAGAATATGTCTGATTCGAATATGAAAATGTAA
- the ssb gene encoding single-stranded DNA-binding protein: MINRVVLVGRLTRDVELRYTGNGDAVGSFTIAVERNFTNRAGEREADFISCVIWRKPAENFANFTGKGAMVGVEGRIQTRTYDNNQGQKVYVTEIVVDNFQLLETRAQSEARRSQNGSTGSTAPQSQSNFNIPNQQSNPFDSQFSNNASSASTNSNQTSSSSSPFNTDAGNDSLDISDDDLPF; encoded by the coding sequence ATGATCAATCGAGTTGTATTAGTTGGTAGATTAACCCGTGACGTTGAGTTGCGTTATACAGGAAATGGTGATGCAGTTGGATCTTTTACAATTGCTGTTGAACGGAATTTTACAAATCGCGCCGGTGAACGTGAAGCTGATTTTATTAGCTGTGTGATTTGGCGTAAACCAGCCGAAAACTTTGCCAATTTTACTGGTAAAGGAGCAATGGTCGGTGTTGAAGGTCGAATCCAAACCAGAACTTACGATAATAACCAAGGACAAAAGGTTTATGTGACCGAGATTGTTGTTGATAATTTCCAATTATTGGAGACACGTGCTCAATCCGAGGCGCGTCGTTCACAAAATGGAAGTACTGGAAGCACCGCTCCACAAAGCCAAAGTAATTTTAATATTCCTAATCAGCAATCAAATCCATTTGATTCGCAATTTAGTAATAATGCGAGTTCTGCTTCAACTAATAGTAATCAAACGAGTTCTTCCAGCAGTCCTTTTAATACAGATGCTGGAAATGATTCGCTTGATATCTCGGATGATGATCTTCCGTTTTAA
- the rpsR gene encoding 30S ribosomal protein S18, which yields MAEEHSNQRSQTFNGERTNRPNRNPRGDGERRGRRQGGRRRVDYLAVNHIDYVDYKDTELLQRFIADNGKILPRRITGTSSKNQRKIATAIKRARIMALLPFVANN from the coding sequence ATGGCCGAAGAACATTCAAATCAAAGAAGTCAGACCTTTAATGGCGAACGTACTAATCGTCCAAACCGTAACCCTCGTGGTGATGGTGAAAGACGTGGACGCCGTCAAGGTGGACGCCGTCGTGTTGATTACTTAGCTGTTAATCATATCGATTATGTCGATTACAAAGATACTGAATTACTTCAACGTTTTATTGCCGACAATGGTAAGATTTTACCTCGTCGGATTACTGGTACAAGCTCTAAAAACCAACGTAAAATTGCTACTGCAATTAAGCGTGCACGAATTATGGCTTTGCTTCCATTCGTTGCAAATAATTGA
- a CDS encoding 30S ribosomal protein S6 has translation MANYELTYIVRPDLDKDAKAALVTRFDSILSDNGAKIDKSEDWDTRRFAYEINNYRQGTYHIVTFSSEDEKAVDEFDRLAKISGDILRHMIVAVNLEKLADAHAKQAAATQRAAERRAQREAERNAAQAQSSVSNQARTAATTSGK, from the coding sequence ATGGCTAATTATGAATTGACTTATATTGTTCGTCCAGACCTAGACAAAGATGCTAAAGCAGCTTTGGTAACGCGTTTTGATTCTATTTTGAGCGACAACGGTGCCAAGATTGATAAATCCGAAGATTGGGATACCCGTAGATTTGCTTACGAGATTAATAACTATCGACAAGGAACTTATCATATCGTTACTTTTTCTTCTGAAGATGAAAAAGCTGTCGACGAGTTTGATCGTTTGGCAAAGATTTCAGGAGATATTTTACGGCATATGATTGTTGCTGTTAACCTAGAAAAACTTGCTGATGCTCATGCTAAACAGGCCGCTGCTACTCAACGTGCAGCAGAACGTCGTGCACAACGTGAGGCTGAACGAAATGCCGCACAAGCACAATCTTCTGTTTCCAATCAAGCTAGAACTGCCGCGACTACATCTGGAAAATAA
- the gyrA gene encoding DNA gyrase subunit A: protein MSDEENNNFTPDSRIKDTDLNKTMRTSFLSYAMSVIVARALPDVRDGLKPVHRRILYGMNELGVTPDKPHKKSARIVGDVMGKFHPHGDSAIYESLVRMAQPFSYRYPLVDGHGNFGSVDGDPAAAMRYTEARLSKIALEMLRDINKGTVDFQPSYDGDNREPVVLPSRFPNLLVNGAQGIAVGMATNIPTHNLREVISAIHVLMANPDATVADLMEVLPGPDFPTGAIVMGKSGIRRAYETGRGSVTVRSKVDIETSSTGHERIAVSELPYMVNKAKLIERIRELVLEKKLEGITAIRDESDQKGLRIAIDVGRDANANVVLNNLYKQTLLQTSFSFNMIAINHGKPETLSLKQILVAYLEHQREIIRRRTEFDLKKAQDRAHILEGLRIALDHIDAIIELIRSSNTAEIAKNELINRYQLSDKQAQAILDMRLVRLTGLERGKIEAEYTDLLKSIEDFKDILARPERIDQIIYQELLDIANKFGDARRTELQVGDVSSIEDEDLIDEEEVLISLTHKGYIKRLSTSEFHTQNRGGRGVQGMNTHDDDFVEQLVSTSTHDTLLFFSDQGKVYKMKGYEVPEYGRQAKGIPVINLLGLDAGERVQAVINVRGDAATSKDFLFFTTKLGTVKRTAVSEFTNIRQSGLRAINLRDDDSLISVLLTNGKQNIVIASHSGYAVSFAESDVRAMGRTASGVRGMNLRDQDYVVGADLLIPGDNVLIITEKGYGKQTAVEEYPIRGRGGKGYKTSNISSKNGPLAGLTVVSGDEDIMITTDSGIMIRFAAADVSITGRATLGVHVIKIEEGSKVATLAKVEKEDDDEIPVTDQEEKIPLATKQNDDQIAEKIKKLADNQLKNSDDSDSDAGK, encoded by the coding sequence ATGTCTGATGAAGAAAATAACAATTTCACACCTGATTCGAGAATCAAAGACACTGATCTAAATAAGACGATGCGGACAAGTTTTTTGTCCTATGCAATGTCGGTTATCGTTGCCCGTGCCTTGCCGGACGTTCGTGATGGTTTGAAACCTGTTCACCGCCGGATTCTTTATGGCATGAACGAGTTGGGTGTTACACCTGACAAACCACATAAAAAATCGGCTCGTATCGTTGGTGATGTTATGGGTAAATTCCATCCCCATGGAGATTCAGCGATCTATGAATCATTAGTTCGAATGGCACAGCCTTTTAGTTATCGCTATCCATTGGTTGATGGACATGGAAACTTTGGTTCGGTCGATGGCGATCCGGCAGCGGCAATGCGTTATACCGAGGCACGTTTATCGAAAATTGCCTTGGAGATGCTTCGCGATATTAACAAAGGGACCGTTGATTTCCAGCCAAGTTATGATGGCGATAATCGTGAACCGGTTGTTTTGCCTTCGCGTTTTCCTAATCTTTTAGTTAATGGGGCACAGGGAATCGCTGTTGGGATGGCAACAAATATTCCAACCCATAATCTTCGCGAAGTAATTTCGGCGATCCATGTTTTGATGGCAAATCCGGATGCAACGGTTGCTGATTTGATGGAAGTCTTACCTGGGCCCGATTTTCCAACTGGAGCGATTGTAATGGGCAAGTCGGGAATTCGCCGAGCTTATGAGACTGGTCGCGGTTCAGTAACCGTTCGTTCCAAAGTCGATATCGAGACATCTTCAACTGGTCATGAGCGAATTGCCGTTTCCGAACTTCCTTATATGGTTAACAAAGCTAAACTGATCGAGCGAATTCGTGAATTGGTTCTTGAAAAAAAGCTTGAAGGTATCACCGCAATTCGTGATGAATCCGATCAAAAAGGTTTACGAATTGCGATCGATGTTGGCCGTGATGCCAATGCCAACGTAGTTTTGAATAATTTGTATAAGCAAACACTGCTCCAAACGAGTTTTTCTTTTAATATGATTGCTATCAATCACGGCAAGCCGGAAACCCTGAGCTTAAAGCAAATTCTCGTTGCCTATCTGGAACATCAACGCGAGATTATTCGTCGTCGGACGGAATTTGACTTAAAAAAAGCTCAAGATCGTGCTCATATTCTTGAGGGCTTGCGTATTGCTTTGGATCATATCGATGCGATTATTGAATTAATTCGTTCCAGTAATACTGCAGAAATTGCTAAAAACGAATTGATTAATCGTTATCAATTATCCGACAAACAAGCTCAGGCAATTTTGGATATGCGTTTGGTTCGGTTGACTGGCTTGGAACGTGGAAAAATTGAAGCTGAATATACCGATTTATTAAAATCAATTGAAGACTTCAAAGATATCTTAGCTAGACCTGAACGGATCGATCAAATTATTTATCAAGAGCTTTTAGACATTGCAAATAAATTTGGTGATGCACGCCGAACAGAACTGCAGGTTGGCGATGTTTCTTCGATTGAAGATGAAGATCTTATCGATGAAGAAGAAGTTCTTATTTCTCTTACCCATAAGGGCTATATCAAACGTCTTTCAACTAGCGAATTTCACACACAAAATCGTGGTGGCCGTGGTGTTCAGGGGATGAATACCCATGACGATGACTTCGTTGAGCAACTTGTTTCTACCAGTACTCATGACACTTTATTATTCTTTTCCGATCAAGGAAAAGTTTATAAAATGAAGGGATATGAAGTACCAGAATATGGCCGCCAGGCCAAGGGTATCCCAGTTATTAATCTTCTTGGACTTGATGCTGGCGAACGTGTTCAAGCTGTTATCAACGTTCGCGGTGATGCAGCAACGTCAAAAGACTTTCTTTTCTTTACAACTAAGTTAGGGACTGTTAAACGCACGGCTGTTTCTGAATTTACAAATATTCGTCAATCGGGATTAAGAGCGATTAATCTTCGTGATGATGACTCTTTGATTAGTGTTTTATTAACTAATGGAAAACAAAATATCGTAATTGCATCACATTCCGGTTATGCTGTTTCTTTTGCCGAAAGTGATGTTCGAGCAATGGGACGAACAGCATCCGGAGTTCGAGGAATGAATTTACGTGATCAAGATTATGTTGTTGGAGCCGATTTATTGATTCCTGGTGATAATGTTTTGATTATCACTGAAAAGGGTTATGGTAAGCAGACCGCTGTCGAAGAGTATCCGATTCGCGGTCGTGGAGGAAAAGGTTATAAAACTTCCAATATTTCATCAAAAAATGGTCCGTTAGCCGGATTGACAGTTGTTTCCGGAGACGAAGATATTATGATTACAACTGATTCGGGAATTATGATTCGTTTTGCTGCGGCAGATGTTTCGATAACAGGCAGAGCAACTCTTGGTGTTCACGTAATTAAAATTGAAGAGGGCTCGAAAGTAGCCACCTTGGCCAAGGTTGAAAAAGAAGACGACGATGAAATTCCAGTAACTGATCAGGAAGAAAAAATACCACTTGCAACAAAACAAAATGATGATCAAATTGCAGAAAAAATTAAAAAACTAGCTGATAATCAATTAAAGAATTCAGATGATTCCGATTCTGATGCTGGTAAATAA
- the yaaA gene encoding S4 domain-containing protein YaaA, which translates to MQKVQINTEFITLGQLLKIEDIVSSGGSAKFFLKENANSFFVNNKSENRRGRKLYPGDLVKILKIGEYEIVSK; encoded by the coding sequence TTGCAAAAAGTTCAAATCAACACCGAATTTATTACGCTTGGTCAACTTTTAAAGATTGAAGATATTGTTAGTTCTGGTGGCAGTGCAAAATTTTTCCTTAAAGAGAACGCAAACTCTTTTTTTGTAAACAATAAATCCGAAAATCGACGGGGACGGAAACTTTATCCAGGAGACTTAGTGAAGATTCTTAAAATCGGAGAGTACGAAATTGTTTCTAAATAA
- the nadE gene encoding ammonia-dependent NAD(+) synthetase, producing MRLLQAKIIADLHVQPVINAKDEIDRTIAFLKNYLIANPQYKSYVLAISGGQDSTLTGKLARIAIDQLRQETGNDQYEFIAVRQPYGKQADEVDAQTALKFVAPDQTITTNIKEATDALTKTLRVSGLAVDDMSRGSIKPKMRMIAQYAVAREHGGVVLGTDHAAEAFAGFFTKYGDGGTDLDPLWRLDKSQGQQMLKSLNAPESLYNKIPSADLEDKRPQLPDEVALGVKYKDIDNYLEGREVSEEAAKQIEKLYLNTKHKRHLPVTIYDTWWY from the coding sequence ATGCGACTTTTACAAGCTAAAATAATTGCTGATTTACATGTTCAACCGGTCATTAACGCCAAAGACGAGATTGATCGAACGATTGCTTTTTTAAAAAATTACCTGATTGCAAATCCACAATACAAAAGTTATGTTTTGGCTATTTCAGGCGGTCAGGATTCTACTCTGACCGGCAAATTAGCTAGAATTGCCATTGACCAGCTACGGCAGGAAACCGGCAATGATCAATATGAATTTATTGCCGTCCGCCAGCCCTATGGGAAACAAGCAGACGAAGTCGACGCTCAGACCGCTTTGAAATTTGTTGCGCCAGACCAGACAATAACAACCAATATAAAGGAAGCAACTGATGCTTTAACAAAAACATTAAGGGTTTCCGGACTGGCAGTCGATGATATGAGCCGCGGTTCAATCAAACCAAAAATGCGGATGATCGCTCAATACGCAGTTGCCCGTGAACATGGCGGCGTTGTTCTTGGAACTGATCACGCAGCTGAAGCCTTTGCCGGTTTCTTTACAAAATATGGTGACGGAGGAACCGATTTGGACCCACTTTGGCGTCTAGACAAAAGTCAGGGACAGCAAATGTTAAAATCCTTGAACGCTCCAGAATCACTTTACAATAAAATTCCTTCAGCCGATTTGGAAGATAAACGTCCACAATTGCCTGACGAAGTCGCTTTAGGAGTTAAATATAAGGATATAGATAACTACCTTGAGGGGCGGGAAGTTTCCGAAGAAGCTGCTAAACAAATTGAAAAACTTTATCTAAATACCAAACACAAGCGGCATTTGCCAGTAACAATTTACGATACTTGGTGGTACTAA